In one Rhopalosiphum padi isolate XX-2018 chromosome 3, ASM2088224v1, whole genome shotgun sequence genomic region, the following are encoded:
- the LOC132923895 gene encoding transcription factor Adf-1-like, which produces MVDVEKLIEEVRKFPFLYDQTSEKYRNSEYKDRVWTNISTTLGVKGGIEECKKKRSSVRDQFRRTLQKRKTASGQAAVNYRKYKYEDILEFLLPHISERDTLSNVDNFEEDQNNEMEITNSEAPEEFSGQTCKPQNDRDRSNKSITEIQNNFTDSVDDTLRSTTETLAKASSSSVKKNAFRPPLKRKMIHEGKSIDSPASQLMAFMLAEKEEENKKSKKEVESTVKHPIDAFLSGILKQTETAEASRKTAWAARTSYGQVCVRERRTVHRSTLGRHTVRVRCGHVCPDL; this is translated from the exons ATGGTTGATGTAGAAAAGTTGATCGAAGAAGTTCGAAAGTTTCCGTTCCTTTACGACCAAACCAGCGAAAAATATCGAAATTCTGAGTATAAAGATAGAGTATGGACTAATATCTCAACAACATTAGGAGTCAAAG GTGGAATAgaagaatgtaaaaaaaagcGGTCTTCTGTCAGAGATCAGTTCCGTAGAACTCTACAAAAAAGGAAGACAGCATCTGGACAGGCTGCAGTGAATTACCGAAAGTATAAGTATGAAGATATTCTTGAGTTTCTTTTACCACACATTTCAGAACGCGACACATTATCCAACGTGGATAATTTTGAAGAGgatcaaaataatgaaatggaAATTACTAATAGTGAAGCTCCGGAAGAATTCAGTGGACAAACATGTAAGCCACAGAATGACAGAGACAGAAGCAATAAATCAATAActgaaattcaaaataatttcactGATTCTGTAGACGATACTCTTAGATCTACAACAGAAACTTTAGCCAAAGCATCTAGTTCATCTGTGAAGAAAAATGCATTTAGACCTCCACTCAAACGAAAAATGATTCATGAAGGAAAATCTATAGATTCTCCAGCAAGCCAGCTAATGGCATTTATGTTAGCTGAGAAggaagaagaaaataaaaaatctaaaaaagaaGTCGAATCTACAGTTAAGCATCCAATTGATGCTTTTTTGAGTGG AATACTGAAACAAACTGAAACAGCTGAAGCTAGTAGGAAAACGGCATGGGCGGCACGGACGAGCTACGGACAAGTGTGTGTTCGTGAACGACGAACCGTGCATCGATCAACACTCGGCCGACACACGGTGCGGGTACGTTGCGGGCATGTGTGTCCCGACCTTTAA